GTACTTCTTGAGAGGAAGAAGCTTATTTAGTACATATATAAACAGCCTTAATTGGACATTAATCGATAGCGCATGCATGGATGCAAGCATGCTTCAGTGGTCACTACAGTTCACAAGCTTGTAGTTAACAATGATGTGGCCTACAAGTTTGTGAACCGTAGCGACTGaagcatgcatgcatgcatgtgtgtatatatatatatatatatatatatatatatatatatatatatatatgtatgtttgTATGTATGTATCTCCTACATAGAAACATAGAATGaattattagaaaatgagAAGGAAACATGTTTATATGGGTATTACTAGGAACGGGGTGGagggtatttttaaaaacttgaattattttgtttgtttaattggGTAATGTTAGAAAAGGGGATTTGCTAGGGATTTAAAGGGATGGCAATAGTCCAACTCCTCATTTTTTACTCGGTGTTGGTCCTTTGATTGCATTTAAATGGTGGTGATATTTCCCACTTCATTTGGCAAAGATTTTATGAGTATGTACAAGGGAAATTCTATACGAACCGCATGTTACCAATAAGGATTTCTGACGATACCTCTACACCGCCTTTAACTTGTTACTTGTATTAAGAGAATTGTTGTCGGAAATTCTTAGCGGCTAGGTATTTTGATCGAGCCAAATTTTTAATGTCGCATCATTACTTGATGCATGTAATCTTATTGCTCTTTATAGGGACCAATATTCGCTCAAATAGATACAATAGCTCTACCTGATCAAAGATTTTGGGTCCACCTTTGATTACTACaacaacaattaatagagAAATACAACATTGTAATTAAAGGatcttgtaattaatttaatttcaatatgaTCACAACACGGACAAAGTCATTATCAACTCATATTCTTTCacattcttaatttaattaaattaatcaacaCTCTTATTCAATAAACACTTCATCAATTATTACACTTATTATGtctgtttattttattcatattcataATTTGATTCAATCTCCACAGTTAACGAACTGGTAGTCCACCATGAGGTGACCTTGAGCATTGCCTCTTCCATCAGTATCGAGCTGCCGGAAAACACCAGCGTCCAAATCTAAACCTCCATTGCTGCACTGATCAACAATTCTCACAGTTGCTTGAGCTCTTGTGGCTCTGTTAGTCACCTGCATGCAAAtgcaatttcaattaattaatttcctcTTCTGACTATCAAGCTCTTAATTTATCACTAACACTTATCCTACTCATCCTACTCATCCTACAAATGTTTAAAGTACACAAATAAGCAGATTTGATTGTTTATAAATTTGTGTTAACACTTGTCTTAAATACTATTATTGAGCTTTTACCTATCAGCTTAAACTTTTGAGTCAAGCGACTTCCTAATAATTTgtacttttaacttttttactTGTTCTATTTTTGTGTTCATTTTAATGGTAAGGCTTAGCACGTATTTAAGTAGATATAATAatacttctttattttattaataaatatctaTGAATCTGTCACAATTTTCTAAAAAAcggtaataaatataaaatctcGAAAAcattttgcttttaaaaaataaaaacacatgaAATATTGAAAGGGAGGATGAATTTTGCTACcctctaatataaaaaaattcacagaAAATTCAGCTCAACCACGAAACAATcaagaatgaaaattatagaaaaaatacGAGCAATAAAACCCAAAAACTGTGGAttggaaatatcaataatatctCATACGTTGTGATTTATAGTTATCTTACCCTTAAGCACTTGCCACAAGAAGCTTGTCCACGAGGCCCAACGGGGCCACAGAAGGCAGTCCATCCGTATTTCCTGCGCCAAGACAAGGGCTTGTTTGCATCCCATGTTGAGCAGTAAGCACTCACAGCATTCAAGTCCCATCCATTTTGTTCAGGATTGTAAAAGTGATAAGTTGCTCTAACATTAGAAGCACTTTGGCCATCAccgctgctgctgctgccggGCCTACAATTACTTTGACAATTCTTAGAAGGTGAGCAATACTCATCAGTTGAGCCACAATAACCATACTGGCTGCAACATAGGTTGTTGGCACAAGTCCGGCCACCGGCTTGCCGGCCGCATTGCTGGGCAGAGGCAATAGCCATTGAACAAATTAGCAACACCATGCATAGGCttaatttacccatttttaattcttttgtttgtgAAGTTTTATTGAGTGGTACTACATGAATTTATAGGGAaccaatattttaaaatgtaagaGCATTACATAACAAGTCTTATTGACTTCTAGACTTATTCAAACGATCAAATCTTCTAATTGCAGATTTCTTTGACTCTCGGGAATTTCAATTTAGATTTGGTCTTGGAGAACAATGATATACTTTTCTTCCTCAATATGGGCAAGTTTCTGAAGATAAGAGAGAGCGAGATGGGAAAAATGGtggttttaaattttgctGGTCAAATTGGGCAACTGATTTGTGTCAGCATTATGGTTTACTTGACGGTGGTCACAATTAATGTGGCTTATCCGTATCAATTCTTATCTCAAGAAGTAATGCACCTTCTTATTGA
This window of the Citrus sinensis cultivar Valencia sweet orange chromosome 8, DVS_A1.0, whole genome shotgun sequence genome carries:
- the LOC102611123 gene encoding wound-induced protein WIN2-like isoform X1 codes for the protein MGKLSLCMVLLICSMAIASAQQCGRQAGGRTCANNLCCSQYGYCGSTDEYCSPSKNCQSNCRPGSSSSGDGQSASNVRATYHFYNPEQNGWDLNAVSAYCSTWDANKPLSWRRKYGWTAFCGPVGPRGQASCGKCLRVTNRATRAQATVRIVDQCSNGGLDLDAGVFRQLDTDGRGNAQGHLMVDYQFVNCGD
- the LOC102611123 gene encoding wound-induced protein WIN2-like isoform X2; the protein is MGKLSLCMVLLICSMAIASAQQCGRQAGGRTCANNLCCSQYGYCGSTDEYCSPSKNCQSNCRPGSSSSGDGQSASNVRATYHFYNPEQNGWDLNAVSAYCSTWDANKPLSWRRKYGWTAFCGPVGPRGQASCGKCLRVTNRATRAQATVRIVDQCSNGGLDLDAGVFRQLDTDRRGNAQGHLMVDYQFVNCGD